The Verrucomicrobiota bacterium genome has a window encoding:
- the aroQ gene encoding type II 3-dehydroquinate dehydratase, translated as MKILFLNGPNLNMLGQREPEIYGRTTLADIEARVRERASSLRAEVDFRQSNVEGELVAWIQQAKGRFDVIVLNAAAYTHTSVALRDAIAATGVPTIEIHLSNTQSREKFRHKSLIAPVCVGQIAGFGPNSYVLALEAAVNVNEK; from the coding sequence ATGAAGATCTTGTTCCTAAACGGTCCGAACTTGAACATGCTCGGCCAGCGCGAGCCGGAGATCTACGGACGCACGACGCTTGCGGATATCGAGGCAAGAGTCCGGGAGCGGGCATCGAGCCTCCGCGCGGAGGTGGATTTTCGCCAATCGAACGTGGAGGGTGAGTTGGTCGCTTGGATACAGCAGGCCAAAGGCAGGTTCGATGTCATTGTTCTGAATGCGGCGGCCTATACCCATACCAGCGTGGCTCTCCGGGATGCCATCGCGGCCACTGGCGTTCCGACCATCGAGATTCATTTATCAAACACACAGTCGAGGGAGAAATTCCGTCATAAATCACTCATTGCACCGGTCTGCGTTGGGCAGATCGCCGGGTTCGGTCCAAACTCCTACGTTTTGGCGCTCGAAGCGGCCGTTAATGTTAACGAGAAGTGA
- a CDS encoding O-antigen ligase family protein: protein MSPTPANAPRRSLTLQELYALVFGLFLGLAILKFGNPVILDAKITPPVSLSAAWTDAWPTHWANWLLGWLVMSGAWLASKKKVHWSGGWWLWVLPIVWFGWQLVSATQTVDRTLTEATLWQFAGCLACYFLGALVMGPESALRWMLIGVLAAFTFCLVRAANQRLFEFPQERQVLLEGERSGWTNFPPGVVQEMKRDGFIISTNGMEVANPVIMAKYAKGRVHGTLMYPNALAGLVLMLWPLAIALAVNSTRQFRPLTRRVVIALTLLLGGAGLFWTGSKSGWLIALALGGASVFRLNWPKRWKGTALIVMAVVGLTVFAFRFQGYFAAGATSVGARFDYWRAAARITMEYPVFGTGPGTFQRPYARLKSPDAEMARLTHNDYLEQFSDSGIIGGLSYTTWVGLLLVTLGRRVWRSKGALPFAVLVGLLGWGLQGMVEFGLYIPALAWTAFSLLGWLFGGTANPFDNRTTQA from the coding sequence GTGAGTCCGACTCCCGCAAACGCGCCACGACGTTCCCTCACTTTGCAGGAACTTTACGCGCTCGTGTTTGGACTTTTCCTCGGGCTGGCGATTTTGAAATTCGGAAATCCCGTCATCCTGGACGCCAAGATTACTCCCCCGGTATCGCTATCCGCAGCGTGGACCGATGCCTGGCCAACGCACTGGGCCAACTGGCTGCTGGGGTGGCTGGTGATGTCTGGCGCGTGGCTGGCCAGCAAGAAGAAGGTGCATTGGTCAGGCGGATGGTGGTTGTGGGTGCTGCCGATCGTGTGGTTCGGATGGCAACTTGTCTCCGCAACCCAGACAGTGGATCGCACGCTCACGGAGGCGACGCTGTGGCAATTTGCGGGATGTCTGGCTTGTTACTTTCTCGGTGCCTTGGTGATGGGGCCGGAAAGCGCCTTGCGCTGGATGCTGATCGGTGTGCTGGCGGCGTTTACGTTTTGCCTGGTACGGGCGGCCAATCAGCGATTGTTCGAGTTTCCGCAGGAACGGCAAGTCTTGCTCGAAGGTGAGCGGAGCGGCTGGACAAACTTTCCTCCCGGAGTGGTTCAGGAGATGAAGCGTGACGGATTCATCATCTCCACGAACGGAATGGAGGTGGCGAATCCGGTGATCATGGCGAAATATGCGAAGGGGCGTGTGCATGGAACGCTGATGTATCCCAATGCGCTGGCTGGGCTCGTGCTCATGCTGTGGCCGCTGGCCATCGCACTGGCCGTGAACAGTACGCGCCAATTTCGACCGCTCACGAGGAGGGTCGTCATCGCGTTGACGCTTCTGCTCGGCGGTGCCGGACTGTTTTGGACGGGCTCAAAGTCCGGTTGGTTGATCGCGCTGGCGCTTGGCGGCGCGTCGGTGTTCCGACTCAACTGGCCGAAGCGATGGAAGGGGACGGCACTGATAGTGATGGCGGTGGTGGGGCTGACGGTGTTTGCCTTTCGATTTCAAGGCTACTTCGCGGCGGGCGCGACGAGTGTTGGCGCACGGTTCGATTATTGGCGCGCAGCAGCGCGGATCACCATGGAATATCCTGTCTTCGGCACAGGCCCCGGCACTTTCCAACGACCCTATGCGCGGCTGAAGTCTCCCGACGCGGAGATGGCGCGGCTTACGCACAACGACTACTTGGAACAATTTTCTGATTCGGGAATCATTGGGGGACTGAGCTACACCACCTGGGTCGGACTTTTGCTGGTGACGCTCGGTCGGCGGGTCTGGCGATCGAAAGGCGCTTTGCCGTTCGCAGTCCTTGTTGGGCTGTTGGGCTGGGGTTTGCAAGGCATGGTTGAGTTTGGGTTGTACATTCCGGCCTTGGCGTGGACAGCTTTCAGTCTGCTTGGCTGGCTTTTTGGCGGAACCGCAAATCCATTCGACAATCGGACGACGCAGGCCTAA
- a CDS encoding MFS transporter translates to MVNDTATTESAKAALDRARQKAYWRLLPLLFICYVVAYVDRSNVAIAKLTMTRDLPGFDNAVIGFGAGVFFAGYFLLEIPGTLIVENWSARKWICRIMITWGITAALTAVVKTPFQFYLVRFFLGLAEAGFFPGVIVYLTHWFPSRDRARALAYFFVATPIAQIISPKISNVLLKIGTDEMINGVPVHHPELWGLEGWQWIYICWGIPAVLLGVFVFFALTDRPRQAKWLSPEERDALEAELQREKAIHHAGCRLTLLEALRHPKVLLLAAAYFCIVTGSYGVEFFMPSILEKWYSLKFDALTWLVTLPPLLALFSQLFVGWNSDRARERCLHVVVPITLGAVALALTPLTHGYLFLTVACFMVAVAGFKAYLPAFWSLPSLFLTEAAAAGSIGLINSIGNLGGFLGPYVIGKVETVTGSFVGGIYFLSSAMVVSAAIIFCLKLGRKAVRE, encoded by the coding sequence ATTGTGAACGACACGGCAACGACAGAATCGGCAAAGGCGGCGTTGGATCGCGCGCGCCAGAAAGCCTATTGGCGGCTGCTCCCATTGCTGTTCATCTGTTACGTCGTCGCGTACGTGGACCGGTCCAACGTGGCCATCGCCAAGCTGACGATGACCCGGGACCTACCCGGCTTCGACAACGCGGTCATCGGCTTTGGCGCGGGTGTGTTTTTCGCCGGCTATTTTCTGCTCGAAATTCCCGGCACGTTGATTGTTGAGAACTGGAGCGCGCGCAAATGGATCTGCCGGATCATGATCACCTGGGGCATCACGGCAGCGCTCACCGCTGTGGTGAAAACGCCATTTCAGTTCTATCTCGTGCGTTTTTTCCTGGGCCTGGCTGAGGCGGGATTCTTTCCCGGCGTGATTGTTTACCTTACGCACTGGTTTCCCAGCCGCGACCGTGCACGTGCGCTGGCTTACTTTTTCGTGGCCACGCCCATCGCACAAATCATCAGCCCAAAAATCTCCAACGTCCTCTTGAAAATCGGCACGGATGAAATGATCAACGGCGTGCCCGTTCACCACCCGGAGCTGTGGGGGCTCGAAGGCTGGCAATGGATTTACATCTGCTGGGGCATCCCGGCGGTGCTCCTCGGCGTCTTTGTGTTCTTTGCGCTGACGGACCGGCCACGTCAGGCCAAATGGCTGTCGCCTGAGGAACGCGATGCACTTGAAGCCGAACTCCAACGCGAGAAAGCAATTCATCACGCCGGTTGTCGCTTGACGTTGCTCGAGGCCTTGCGTCATCCCAAGGTGTTGCTCCTGGCTGCCGCGTATTTTTGCATCGTGACCGGCAGCTACGGCGTGGAGTTTTTCATGCCGAGCATCCTGGAGAAATGGTATTCGCTGAAATTTGACGCCCTCACCTGGCTGGTCACGCTGCCGCCGTTGCTCGCCCTGTTCAGTCAACTCTTTGTGGGTTGGAATTCAGACCGCGCCAGGGAGCGGTGTCTTCACGTCGTGGTGCCCATCACGTTGGGAGCCGTGGCGCTGGCACTGACACCGCTCACCCACGGATATTTGTTCCTGACCGTCGCTTGTTTCATGGTGGCGGTGGCGGGGTTCAAGGCCTATCTGCCCGCGTTCTGGTCGTTACCAAGCCTGTTCCTGACCGAAGCCGCGGCGGCGGGCAGCATCGGCCTCATCAACTCCATCGGAAACCTCGGCGGCTTCCTTGGCCCATACGTGATCGGAAAGGTGGAGACTGTGACCGGCTCATTTGTCGGCGGGATCTATTTTCTCAGCAGCGCGATGGTGGTGTCGGCGGCCATCATCTTCTGTTTGAAGCTAGGACGGAAAGCAGTGCGGGAATGA
- a CDS encoding glycerol-3-phosphate acyltransferase has product MADIIGQTATLNRGMLVFLCSYALGCFTTGYYLVRWRTGTDIRQWGSGSVGAKNVGRFLGRLGFIATASLDFAKGALAVWATLRAAEKDQLAVIAMVAVVAGHIWPLPLGFRGGKGVATSLGAILFLDFRLALIFLGLFLVTFVLLRKTVWSGLSAFALLPTASFLLGLAALPLAGVSVVVTMILIAHRRNLFPEMTNQSERRCVQADLTQLPK; this is encoded by the coding sequence ATGGCAGATATTATCGGACAAACTGCGACGCTCAACCGGGGCATGCTGGTTTTCCTGTGCAGTTATGCGCTCGGTTGTTTTACCACAGGCTATTATCTGGTTCGTTGGCGCACGGGCACGGACATCCGGCAATGGGGCAGTGGCAGTGTGGGCGCTAAAAACGTCGGGCGCTTTCTGGGTCGCCTCGGATTCATCGCCACGGCGTCCCTTGATTTTGCAAAGGGCGCGTTGGCGGTGTGGGCAACGCTGCGCGCCGCCGAAAAGGATCAACTCGCCGTGATCGCCATGGTGGCCGTGGTGGCGGGTCATATTTGGCCGCTGCCCCTTGGGTTTCGCGGCGGCAAAGGCGTGGCCACGTCACTCGGCGCCATTTTGTTTCTTGATTTTCGGCTGGCGCTGATTTTCCTGGGACTGTTTCTTGTGACATTCGTACTGCTGAGGAAGACGGTTTGGAGTGGTCTGTCGGCGTTCGCATTGTTGCCAACGGCGTCTTTTCTTCTTGGTCTGGCGGCCTTGCCGCTGGCTGGCGTGTCCGTGGTGGTGACCATGATATTGATCGCCCACCGCAGGAATCTATTTCCAGAAATGACCAACCAGTCCGAACGCCGATGTGTTCAAGCTGATC